AGAAGTCTCTGTGCAAGTTTCCATGTACCTATATGTCTGCAGGTAAATCCCGTCAGTCCCTCCAAGTCCTGGTTTCATCTTTAATATGAGGATGAACATAATGGTCTCGCAGGCTTATTGTGAGTCCCTAACAAGACAATGCATGTAAACAGCCCAGCACCACAGAAAGTTAAAGGGATTATAATTCCAGGACAGACACGAGGACACAAACAAACCCCCAAGGAATGTTGGCTGTGACAGCACCAAAAGTAAATCCCGAAGAGATGCTCAAATGAGTTGGGGGAGGGAAAGTGGTGTGAGGTTGCTTACTGCATTAGAATAGTTTCCCATATTTAGAAAATTTCTGAACAGAGGAGGCAAATTAAAAGTGTGGTTCAGTGGAGACAAGAGAGAATGGATTTCCCGGCTGAGACTGATAGGACATGCCTTTTCAACCCTTCCCTGGAATTAGAGAATAAAGTACCTATTAGATATCAAGTCTCTTAGAGAAGTGtatctcaaactttaatgtacaTACACCTAGGGATCtggttaaaatacagattatgaCTCAAAGGGCTgcgattctgcatttctaacaagctcccaggttaCACAGCTGCTGGTAGTCTGTAAATCACACTCTGAGTAGGGGGAGGAGAAGCCTTCTAGGTGTAAAGACCAGCTTAATGCAAGGGACCCGTGGCACTGGAAAACCTGAAAGAACGTCAGTGTGACTGGAGCGCAGAGAGTTTGGGGAGAGATGTGAGGTGGAGCTGCAGAGAGCACAGGGTCACGTTTGAGATATCTAGAAAATTAGTATTTACCTTGACAGTGAGAAGACATTGAAGGCTGTTAAGTAGGAAAGGGACATGAacagatacacttttttttttggctatgtggggtctttgttgctgcgcgcaggctttctctagttgcagcaagcggggggtactcttctttgtggtgcgcagccttctccttgcagtggcttctcttgttgcggagcacgggctctaggcgcacaggcttcagtagttgtggcacgggggctcagtagttgtggcacacgggcttagttgctccggcatgtgggatcttcctggaccagggatcgaacccatgtcccctgcattgggtggcagattcttaaccactgtgccaccagggaagtcccagatgtgcattttgaaaagatcactctgTCTGCACTATGAACAACAGATGGGGAAAAGGGATGGAAACAAAGCAGATGCAGAACACTGGTTAAGAATTGAGGCTAAAGCAGTCTGTACAACAGGTAGCTTGACTAGTGGTGGTAGAGTTGGAGAGAAACAGAATATCTGAGAACTATATAGGAAGTAAAACGGACAGGATTTTGTAAAGGATCTGACATGGGGGTAAGGAAGAGGGCGCTCCAAGGGCAGTCAACTGAGCATCTGGCCACAACTGGATGATGAGGGTGCCATTCAGTGAGGAAAGAAGCACTAGAAGACAACCAGggtggtggggggttgggggaaaaCATGAGTTTGGTCTTGGATGTATTGAGTTTGAGATCCCTGTGAGTCATCCAAGGTAAGAAGTCAAATAAGAGATGGCTTCATGGGTCTGGGGCTCAGAAGAGAGGTGGGAACTGGAAATGTAGATCTGGGGATCAGGTTTGTATTGGCTCGGATTGTTTATACTGGGGGTGATCGAAGCCGTGGGCACAGGTGAGATTCCCGAGGTGGAAAGAACAGTGTGAGATGAGAGGAGGACCTAGAACCAAGCCTCTGAAGATCACAGACACTGAATGATggcaaggaggaggaggagaagcctGCAGTAGAGAAAAGaggagcaagagaaagaaaaccaggagagtgtggGACTTAGCAGCCAAGGAAAAAAGTGGTTAGAGGAAGGGGTGGCCAACAGTGCCAAATGCTGTTGAGAAAGGATGGAGACTCAGCCAGGGAGGGGGTGGTGAAACCAGACAAGTGGTCTTGTAGAGGACTAAGGCCAAGGCTGAGCACAGTGCCCAGCCCAGTCCACCATATGCGTGCCCCGTATCATCATTTCCAGTATACCCGTCTGTCTCAGTAAGCTACTCCAAGGTCGGTCTTGTCCATCCTGTTATCCCCAAAGCCCAGCACAAGGCCAGAACATAGCAGACACTTAATAAATTTTACtgatgaatgagtggatggatggatggatgggtgggtaggtggatggatgggtagatgagAAGGAAGAACTGGAAGCAAAGGAGGAATTGCTGGCATCTGCCTGGGATCTACTATCcttcagggtctttttttttccccccctttatACCGCAATGGTCCGCAGACCCAGGGAACGGAGACAGAGCCCCATCCTCTCCCTCCGCTGGGCCCTGgccccccttcctctctctgacgAAGAGTCTGGACCGAAGGTTCTGCTGAcgtgggaaggggaggagagtctggaggaaggggaggggaaagcagCGCAGAGATCGCAGAGACGAAGGAGGCGCCCGCGGCTGCAGAGCTGCAGAGCAGGGTCTCTCCGGCTTCTGTGTCCGGGCACCGGGCGCGCCACTGGGCCAGAGGGCAGTGCAATCCTTTCGGTGCGGGCCGCCAGGGCCCCTGCGGTCGGCAAGCTGGCTCCCCGGGTGGCCACCGGCACCCCCGAGCCCAATGGCGGGGGCGGCAGCAAAATCGACAGCACTGTAGAGATCACCCCCAGCCCCAATGGAGTAAGTGCCCGCGCCCTGGGGGCTACGCCATCATCTCCCAGCACCCCCGCCAAGCGCCCGGCCTTTTCCTCCTGCGCCCCCTCCTCCGCCGCCCGCCTTCCTCCCGCTGGTCCCGGCCTCTTCCCTTACTCTGCGGTTTTCTCCGCTTCACCTTTCTCCTGCCATCACCCCACACACCCCTTACCTCACCCCCCCACACAGCAGGTCGGGACCCTCGGAGATGCGGTGCCCACGGAGCAGCTGCAGGGTGAGCGGGAGCGCAAACGCGAGCGGGATGGGGAGGGCGACGCGGGTGGCGACGGGATGGGCAGCAGCCTGTCGCTGTCCGTGCCCCCCGGCCCCCTCAGCTTCGAGGCGCTGCTCGCCCAGGTGGGGGCGCTGGGCGGCGGCCAGCAGCTGCAGCTCGGCCTCTGCTGCCTGCCCGTGCTCTTTGTGGCGCTGGGCATGGCCTCGGACCCCATCTTCACGCTGGCGCCCCCGCTGCATTGCCACTACGGGGCCTTCGCCCCCAACGCCTCTGGCTGGGAGCAGCCCCCCAACGCCAGCGGCGTCAGCGTCGCCAGCGCCGCCCTAGCAGCCAGCGCCGCCAGCCGCATCGCCACCAGTACGGACCCCTCGTGCAGCGGCTTCGCCCCGCCGGACTTCAACCACTGCCTCAAGGACTGGGACTATAACGGCCTCCCCGTGCTCACCACCAACGCCATCGGCCAGGTGAGGCAGCCTGGTGGGCCGCGGGTTTGGGGGCGGGCCGAGAGCGACCGGCGAGGGGCCTCacacccactccatccctctcacGTCTCTAGTGGGATCTGGTGTGCGACCTGGGCTGGCAGGTGATCCTGGAGCAGATCCTCTTCATCTTGGGCTTTGCCTCTGGCTACCTGTTCCTGGGCTACCCGGCAGACAGGTGAGGGCTGGGCAAGTAGAGAGGAGGGGGTGCTAGGGAGGCTGGCCCAGGCAGCTTGCCTTGGCAAGAGGCTGAAGGGGACTCGGTGGCCTCTGCAGTGTTCTCTGGATTTCTTCTGTTCAATGATATGCAGCCCCACCCCTGTCTCAGCTTCACTCCCCATCAAGAGATACTCCTTCCATACCTCTTCCACACAGGGAATAGCTCTTCCTTCCTTGCCAATCCCTAGACCCATGGATCAGTGGCCTCATCTCAAAAGACAATAGCCCCATCCCTACTGACCAAAATCCCTATATCCACAGATCGAAAATCCTAACTTCTCCTCTATCATCCCTATCACCACCAAGCACCTCCCTCACCATCATCATGGATTGATAGACTCATCCTTGCTAACAGCCCTACCCACCTGGACTGTTAACTCCATCTCAAAGGCCTCATTCCTAAAGCTCATTATGTTAATTTCTAAATATCAACAGCTCCATTCACACTGACCAATAGCTCAACTCTATAAACAAATGACTACCCTCATGGGGGTCAACAGTTCAACCCCCATGGATCAGTGACCACAATAGCACCCCTCCCCCAAGACTAACAGCCCCATCCTCATGGATCTTCAGTGCTCTCAGGTCCTCTCAGATCAAAAGCCCCATTTCCAGGAATCAGTGGCCTCATCTCAAAGATCGACAACCCATCCCCACCAACCAATAGCTCTTCCCAGGGGTCAAAACTCCCATCTCCTCTGATCCTCGACACCGTCACCACCGACCAGGTACTCCATCTCCACTGACCATCCCTGTGCATTATTAAACTCATCTCCACTGGTCTACAGTCTCATCCAAATGGATTTATAGTTCAACTCCCATGGATCAAAGGCAACCCAACATTGAATAATCCAGTTCCCTAAAATCAATGCCTATCCTCACTGCCCAATAGTCACACACCCCTGTGGGCAAATGATCCTAAACCCATAGGTCAATAGCCCCTCCTTATGCATCAGTGGCCTCATACCCACAGACCAGTAGCATCATTCCTGTGGAATAATAACCTCATCCTCAAAGACCAATAATTCAGTCTCCTAAATTCAGTAACCTTAGCCAATAAGCTTAGCCCCATGGAAAAATGGCTCCACCCTATTGGGTCAGTAGCTTCACCCTCAGGCTATCGGTGCCCCCTTCCCAATGACCAGTGACCCCAGTCTATATCCCCATAGATCAGTGGTCTTATCCCCCAAAGTCAATAGCCCAACTCAGTAGCCCTGTCCTCACTGACTTATAGTCAGTGACCATCATCATTGACCAATTGTCTCATCTCCTCTGGTCTGTGACCCCATCCTTACTGATTATTCCTATGGATTAATAGATTCATCCCTACTGGCCAACTGTCGCATCCACATGGACTGAGATCCCTATCCCATGAATCAATAGCTCCATCCTCAAAGATCAACGGTCCAATCTTCAAAGATTAGTGATCATCCCTGCTGATCAATGGTACTATCCCATAGATTAAGAGCTCCATTCCCATGGATCAATGGCTCCATCTTCTGGTCAGTGGCCCCATCCCCACTGACCACCCCTACGGATTAGCAGACCCGTGCCCCAACCCCATGGAAAAATGGCCTCATCCCCCAAAATCAATTACTCAGTCCCCTAAGATCAAGAGCTCCACTTTCACTGACCAATATTATCCCCATGGACAAGTGGCCAATGGCCTACCTCCATAGATCAATAGCTCCAACCCCATATATCAATGACCCCATCTCCTCTGACCAGTCTGAGCAAGACAAGCTCCATCCCCACTGACCAATAGCTCTCTGCCCAAGGACCAATGGTTCCAAGTCCCCTAAGCAATATCCCATCCATTCTGATGGTTGGTCTCACTTCCATGAAGAAATGCCCTCATCTCTGACCAATAGCCCCATCCCAAGGGTCAATGGTCCTACCCCCACAGAACCATAGCCTCGCCCCAGTGCCCAGTAGCCAACCATGGTCCCCATCCTCTCCCATCTTCTCTAGCCTCACTCCAGGGCCTCATCCTCATACCTCCAGCTTTGAAGTGGGCAGCTGGGCCCCACCCAGCAACTCCTCCCCCAGGGAGTCTGGGTGATCAGAGGCTCTCCCTACTTTTCAGGTTTGGCCGTCGTGGGATTGTGTTGCTGACCTTGGGACTGGTGGGCCCCTGTGGAGTGGGAGGGGCTGCTGCAGGCTCCTCCACAGGTGTCATGGCACTCCGATTCCTCCTGGGCTTTCTGCTTGCCGGCGTTGACCTTGGTGTCTACCTGATGCGTGAGTGGCATCCCCCCAGAGCTCCTTCCCTAGGGACTCATGCCTGCCTGTCTGTATCCCCAGGCCATTCCTACTGCTCCCTAAGATCCCCTCAGTCCCTTCTTCAGCCCCAGATTTCAGCTGTCCGGAATCTCAGCTGTCTTTCTGCCCAGGCCTTTGAAGGATCCAGGggtcttccttctctccacacccctctcttCCCATGATCTTTAAGGCTTTCCTTGCTCTGGACTTAACTGCTGTCAGGGAATGAGccttattttaaaactgaaatcctgagtgctgtatgaccttgaacaagggTTAATGTGAAAGTCAAATAAGAGGTCTGGTGTGAAGGGGCCCATAATTTGGGAATGCTGAAAACCCACCAGGGACTCTGACCCTCGAGCCCTCCCAGGTTTGagttggggaggagagagaactgAACAACTCTCCACTCTTTGCCTTAGCGGTTGGCCTGTGGGAGGCGATGGCTGCAGCCTCCACTCAGGGGCTGACCTTGctctctgtcctcctccctccctctcccctcttctctcccttgcctccttcctccctggcctCTCTTCCCTGTCCCTGCTGTATCTCCAGGCCTGGAGCTGTGCGACCCAACCCAGAGGCTTCGGGTGGCCCTGGCAGGGGAGTTGGTGGGGGTAGGGGGGCACTTCCTGTTCCTGGGCCTGGCCCTTGTCTCTAAGGACTGGCGATTTCTGCAGCGAATGATCACCGCTCCCTGCATCCTCTTCCTGTTTTATGGGTCAGTATCACCCTCCACCTGTTGTCTGGCCGTTCCCCTCTCTACCTCCAGCCTAGCTCTAGCCTGGAGACCCCTCCTCTTCTCCATTGCCCCTTGTCCAGGcctgctccagccccagcccctgagaGGTGGGAGTTTTCCGTCCCTGGGTCAGGATTCAGGAGGCCTCACAGtgtaccccccaccccacccccagctggccTGGTCTGTTTCTGGAGTCTGCACGGTGGCTGATAGTGAAGCGACAGATTGAGGAGGCCCAGTCTGTGCTGAGGATACTGGCTGAGCGGAACCGGCCCCACGGGCAGATGCTGGGAGAGGAGGCCCAGGAGGCCCTGCAGGGTAAGAGACGGGGGTCCCTacaggtgatacctcagtgtgcACACATGATGGTGCCCTCTGTTGTAGCTGTACCACCTTCTCCCAGGGTCCCTACCACCCATGTGGGAGGACCCTGGGTTCTCAGCTGTTCCTTCTAACAGACAGCTCCTCTCTGTCTCCCAAGACCTGGAGAACACCTGCCCTCTCCCTGCAACATCCTCGTTTTCCTTCGCTTCCCTCCTCAACTACCGCAACATCTGGAAAAATCTACTTATCCTGGGATTCACCAAGTGAGCCTGGGTGTCTGAGCCAAGGGCCAGGCCAGTAGCTGGGATGGGGGCTGGCCGGGTGGGGAAAGCCCGAGGACCCCTACAGAGGCCAGCCAGGGCTGTGAAAGCCTGCAGATGGAGATTCAGACACCTTTCTTCGCCTCCCCACCCTGTCTCACAGCTT
The genomic region above belongs to Phocoena phocoena chromosome 2, mPhoPho1.1, whole genome shotgun sequence and contains:
- the SLC22A17 gene encoding solute carrier family 22 member 17, whose product is MGSSLSLSVPPGPLSFEALLAQVGALGGGQQLQLGLCCLPVLFVALGMASDPIFTLAPPLHCHYGAFAPNASGWEQPPNASGVSVASAALAASAASRIATSTDPSCSGFAPPDFNHCLKDWDYNGLPVLTTNAIGQWDLVCDLGWQVILEQILFILGFASGYLFLGYPADRFGRRGIVLLTLGLVGPCGVGGAAAGSSTGVMALRFLLGFLLAGVDLGVYLMRLELCDPTQRLRVALAGELVGVGGHFLFLGLALVSKDWRFLQRMITAPCILFLFYGWPGLFLESARWLIVKRQIEEAQSVLRILAERNRPHGQMLGEEAQEALQDLENTCPLPATSSFSFASLLNYRNIWKNLLILGFTNFIAHAIRHCYQPVGGGGSPSDFYLCSLLASGTAALACVFLGVTVDRFGRRGILLLSMTLTGIASLVLLGLWDYLNEAAITTFSVLGLFSSQAAGILSTLLAAEVIPTTVRGRGLGLIMALGALGGLSGPAQRLHMGHGAFLQHVVLAACALLCILSIMLLPETKRKLLPEVLRDGELCRRPSLLRQPPPNRCDHVPLLATPNPAL